The Triticum urartu cultivar G1812 chromosome 5, Tu2.1, whole genome shotgun sequence genome contains the following window.
gggaatttgttaatgtccggttgtagagaacttgacacttaacttaattaaaatgcatcaactgcgtgtgtagccgtgatggtctctttcggcggagtccgggaagtgaacacggttttggagttatgcttgcgcgtaagtagtttcaggatcacttcttgatcacttctagcttctcgaccgtgcgttgcttctattctcgctcttatttgcgtatgttagccaccatatatgcttagtgcatgctgcagctccacctcaccacccctttcctacccataagcttaaatagtcttaatctcgtgggtgtgagattgttgagtcctcgtggctcacaaatacttccaaacagttgcaggtgccgatgatactagtgcagatgacgcaaccaagctcaagtgggagctcgatgaagatcatgttcgttgttttttttcgtttcctgttgatcagtagtggagcccagttgggacgatcggggatctagcatttggggttgtcttctttattttggttccgtagtcggacgttgattgtattctggatgatgtatgtttaacttgtatttgtgtgaagtggcgattgtaagacaactattTATCcccttcttattcagtacatgggattgtgtgaagattacccctcttgcgataaacctaccatgcggctatgcctctaagtcgtgccccgacacgtgggagatatagccgcatcgtgggtgttacaagcgCTGGTGGAGTGGCTAGTTTTTTTTCTTCCTTCACTTCACTATGAAGCACTCACAACTATTGTATACAAAAAAGATCAACTTCACGCATGTTGAACTTATGGGTTGATGTTGTGCTACCAACACACCTTCATGTAGAGAGACTTAGCCCAACAACATAGTCACGATAGGGGCGTCCAACTCGACAACATGTCCGGGTTGCTTGATCCATGGCAGAAGGTGTCCCTGCGCTCGGCGTTGGGAATGACGAAGCTATGTCCAACCATGGACGCGAATGCCGATTCACAGGCTACCCCCAACCTAGCCCCTTGGCTCCAATGGATGGAGGTTGACCTTGGTGATCTCCTGGCTCAGTCCACATTGCTGCTACGCTAGCCCTGATCGACCATCGCGGGTATGCTATCAGCCTGTTGTCACCAAGAGGTTGTCCTTGGGACAAGAGGCAGGCATCGAGGTCCGCGAGGTGCTATCCCACAAACGACCACAATGATGTTGCTtgtgccgatgatgatgatctgcAGGTCCATAAAGCCAAGTGCCACGTCCTTCCCCTTCCCTTGGATTTGAGGCTATCATTGAGGACAGAGGCTTAATAAAAGATGAGAAAACTAGTGGTATGGCATCATGAATTGAAGAAAAGAAAGTAGACCATGAAGATTTGTAGCCTGTATTGGAGAACTAAGAAACAAACCTCCCTTTAATATTAAAACTAATATATATAGGGATATAAGGTAAAGATTTGTTTGAAAATTGTTTAACCGCATGCTTCCAAAAATCATGTGCTACAGTgcatgttgatacgtctccgacatatctataattttttattattccatgctattatattatcaatcttggatgctttatatgcatttatacattattttatatcatttttgggactaacctattaacccagtgcTTGATGTCGCTAGAAACtgcgtcggtatttccccaatgAGGAAGGAATGATGCAACACATCTacggtaagtatttccctcagttatgaaaccaaggtatcaatccagtaggaggaccAAGCCAAGCTATATAAATGGTatctgcacacaaagaacaaatacttgcaacccgatgcataagaggggttgtcaatccttctTGGGTTAAAGATTGGTAAATAGATAGATTGGTAGATGCAAATAGAATAACGACAAATAAAATTCAGCGAGGTATTTTTTGGTTTTTGATAATATAGatttgaaataaaagatgcaaataaAGAAAAAGGCAAATAATGATGTAGATCTGAAAGTATATGATGGaaaaatagacccggggaccatagatttcactagtggcttttctcaaGAAAATATcacacggtgggtaaacaaattactgttaggcaattgatagaagatcaaataatcatgacgatatatAAGGCAATGATCAAATaactagtgtattaagttcatgaagaaacgaagtaatgcaataagaacggtgatatgatgtagacaagatctactAATGTAAGAATAGccctcatcttgttatccttaatagaaATGATACATGCGTATCTTGCTGCCCCTTCCTCGGCTCCATCATGCAAGGCGGAGAACGTCGCCCGGAAGATGCGGTGACGCTGGCAGTGAGAGAGGGAAGCGGCGGCGGCAATGCAGGGAGGTGCGAACATGGAAGAACACTGATTAGATGTCCGATACAATCCATCAAACACAATAAGCATCGCTAGAAGGGCGCTTGCTGTGTGTGTCCACGTAAGCATTGGTGTTACTATTTGTCTCGCGCTGTCCACTTCGTGTATGAGACAAAAAATAATCGGCGGTTTGCTTCCTTCGCTGCCCAACCAGGCCACCACGTCGTTCGCTTTGgccagaagaaagagaaatgacACATCATTGGAAAGAAGACCACCtcgccctcctctctctctcacacacacacactctctctctcggtAGGTCAACCCCTCTAGAAATGACACATAACTGCAAAGAAGACCCCCACATCCAAACAAGAAGAGGTCGACCCACAACCCAAATAAAAATCTCAATAACAAGTAAACACAACACGCACTCGTGAGTGATGGACAAATGAGGAACACCTGTGACGCTGAGATTCATGCAAGATCAGATAGCCACAAAATTCAACCAAAAGCCAAATAAAAAACAGATGACTGATTTTTAGAAAAAGTGTATAAAAATAGAACATCGGTGCTAGCAAGATTTAAGAAACCAGCGCGAGTAATTTAGGAGATGGGACACATTCTAAAAACAATTATACTTGCTAGATTTTTCATAGCATTTCAAAGCTTGAATCACATGCTACGACATTATGTGAAGATTCGCTATTCGATTAGGATAGTAATTTCTATCCACACTTCTAAGGAAAATAATACAAAGGAGGTAATTGCAGCTCCCTCCACATTTTCGCATTCGGGCTTGGGACCGGCAAAGGCAGTGTTAAACCACAACAATACAAACCACAAGTTATACAACACCAATCATTCAGCAAAGCATACATGCCACACCATCAAGGAAATTCAATACACACAGTCACACAAGCACACACAGTCACACAAGCACACACACAATCAAGCGCTTGCACACAAGAAACAGACAAAGAAACAGACGTAGATAGGGGCACATCACACACAgagtcacacacacacacaatgtAGCATTGCACACAAGAAATAGACATAGATAGGGGCACATCACACACACAATGTAGCACTTGCACACAATAAACAGACATAGATAGGGGCACATCACATAGACAGTCACAAACACAATGGAGCACATGCACACAAGAAATGGAAAGAAACAGACATAGATATAGGAGCAAAAATAGAAAGCTAAAACATGTAAGACCGAAGTAAACTCAGAAAGTTAAGGCTCTTCCTCCTTTAGAAAATAAATTCTGGGAAACAATGTCTGCTTTGTGTTTTTCAAGGACTTACTTTCTTTAGGATGAGCTGCACCAACTTTTAATTTCAGATGATAAATTTGGAATTAAACCCTTACCATCACCATCACCCTCATCATCCTTGTCATCTGAATCATAACTAGCAAGACCAATAAGAACACCTTTAGGAGAACTTAGCCCAGTACCATCAGAACGACCAGTAGAGCTAACATTGTTTGGCTTAGCAAGGACTACAACTTTAGCTGTGGTCTTCACTTTTGATTCTCCCAGACCAAGCTCCTTTGAGCTAGAGACACCAGTGGTCTCATTTGCTGCAACACAGAGTCGATAATCAGCAATGTAATTTACATATTTAAATTAAGTTTTAGTATAATTCACTCACGTTCAGCTGATGAATCATCTTCATTCATAACTTTGGTTGCGATCTCATTAAAAAGATCATCCGTAACCTGGAATGACAAAAGTACAAAAGTAAGAAATGGCAGTCTTGCTGAACTTAGAACAGAAGTACATGTTCTACTAAACCTAGCTAAATAAGTCCATGCAATGACAAACCTTCAGAAGAACTTCTATCAACACACGTTTAATTTCCTTGTTGATTGCTGCCATCCATGCCGCTTCGACTTCAACCTGCAAATGATTCAAGTCCAGTACATCGAATTGAAATGAGGGCCATGTTAATATCCAAGTCGAATATGCACAGGAACAAAAAGGATTAACTTTTCAGTAACTAACATCCTATGTTTCCATCAGATCCGAAAGAAGTGAACATGTGTACAGATGAAAAAAGACACTGCTCGATAAAAATGATTACAGGAACTAGGAGATTTGCAGTACAATAATACAGTATGACAAGCACTCAAGTCTCAAGTAAATGATATCCAGGTTGCTTCAGTGACAAATCTGGAAAAAAATTGACACATAGCCATGCCATTTCTCTCACCATTATGAAATCACTGTTCTTCATAAATTACTATATAAACATTAAAAAAATAGATGGTAGTAGGTAAATTATTTAGTTTCTCAAAGCCACCAGGCACTAACCTCCACTCAGTCTAACAGCCCAACCTTTCTATCATGATTAAATTAGTTCACTTTGATTTACAAAAGTTGTCCAAATATTACTATGCATTTAAAGTCTGCCACAATACTAGTACTTAGCTTTAAACCCATTAACTTGGACATGGTACTATTCGTACTGAAATAAATCATTAGGAGCAGATTTTTGCATGCAAGTGAATCACAATAGGGCAGATTAATAGTGTAATATGCACTACACTAATAATTAGACCATAAGAAGAAGCCCATCGCTAGTGTCCCATATGTCCTGCAAATTATTTATACCTTGGCACCACTTATAAACAAGTAATGTGGAGGTGGTTCTAAATCAGCAGGCCTTATACAATTTGGGAAGACGTAACGTGTGTCCCCTTCATACCACAAGTATTGGACAATTTTGTCTGCAGCATCACATCAGTAATTTCTCAAGAGGCTCAATTTCATATACCGGGATCAGGTAGCTATACAGATCCATAAATTAAATACCAAATTCTCCTTTAAAAGCACGCCGAGTAAGAAGATGCCGTTTTATGCTTGAGAATTTCCTTGACTCCAGCCAATGGAACGTGGTTAATAAATAGGACGCTTCCCATGTCGAATATCATGCCGACGCCGGCGCGCTTCAGTAGGATCCAAAACTAGCCACATAAAACATACAATAATATGAACACAACGCAAAAGCACACACAATAGAAAAAATAAATCAAGCAATAATTGTGAAGGTTATAGAGGGTGCAGATCATTAAAGAGTTGCAAATGGCATACGATGATTTCAAAAGAAACATCATTGAGTAAACTGTGAGTGGTTTTTTTTAAGTCATTATGCTCCAATTAATCACCATATCTTATGGTCAAAGTGCAACGTAAACTGAAAACAGTAAACGACTAGTGACTACATTATGAATTGATATGATGTAAGTCAGACCTAACCAGATCATGCCATATAGTATATAGTAAAGAAAGTCAGCAGGCCCATCATGACTGATATATTAATACCACTAGAGATGCCAATCAAAGGAAATATCTAACTATACTTCTCAAGTCAAGTGAGACTGACAAAATGAAACTGGCCCAGGTCCAAAACTGATGGTGTACATAAAGTAATGTCCGGGCAACCGTGCCTAACATCACATATTGTACAGATGCAGACAAAATCAAATCAGACTAATATTGGCAAAGTCAGGCAAAAGGCAGATCTTATTCACTTGAATGTCTAATAAATAATTCGCCAAATGTTAAAATATTCATCATTTAGGCTCCAAACAATAAAATAAAACTCTTAAGTTGACCTAAAAACACAAGCTCACTATGCAGCTTAAATCTGAAACATTTCAATTCATGTTTCACCGAGAGACAGAATTAAGAaaagcatttatgcatctacccaACAGCAAATagaagttcaagaagcacgtACCAATTGATCTGCAGCGGGTCTGGTGACGGAAACCTTTAGagcctccttctaacagaatATGACACTGATTGACAGTAGAAGTAAGAAGAAAACTGTAGCTAACTAAGTCCATTACCCATCTCATCGGTTTTGGAACTCTTATGTTGTCATAGATAAGTCATGTTAACAGACCAACAAAATGTGCTGCAAGGAAATTTGTTGTACCAAGAAGCAAATAATAGTTGTATATCACCTTGCTTTTTTTGTGCTTATGCACGTCTGCCGAGTCCTCTGTCCCCTCATGCTTCCTCTTCTGAACAATTTGCGGACATGTAAAGTATGGCTAAGTGATGAGTAAGACTTGGAGATACTTTAGTTTTAAACATAAAGAAAATACAGCAACCTTCTCATGATGCTTATCCTTTTTCTTATCCTTGTCCTTGTCTTTGTCTTTAGACCGATCCTTATGTCAATGTTTGTGCTTCTTATGCTCCCTGTCTTTATCTTTGTCTTTGTGCTTTTTATGTTTTTTCTCTCTGTCCTTAGACTCACTTTTCGGTTTGCCCGGTAATGCCTTTTTCTGCCTGTCAATTGGTTTAATTGTTAAGTGTGATAGGAAAATGGAATAACAGCATAAAGCAAGTGGGATGGAAAAAATGATCTTACAGAGGGTAAATCTACTGGAGCAGTTTCTCGAAGCTGAAATGCTTGCCCCAGTGTTTCCATATCAAAGGGCTGAATATAAGCATGCCTATCCCTTAAGTATTCTAAACGAGTTGATCTAGCTTCATTCCTTCTCCTTTCCGAATTTCAGTGTCCCCCACAACATTGTGAAGGTAATGTGTATCTGAGATTGAAAGGGCAAAGGCCTCTTGCAAAAGAAATCATGGTGCGGCTGCAATTTGTACTGACTTATTAAATCAACAGCACCAGTGAGCTCCCTAGGTCCTGAAATGGAAAGAGTCATATTATGGATTACCGGCATTGCATATAACCAAGGCAATTTGGAGAAGGGTGCACATCAAGAACCCATGCCAAGAAAATGCACTCATGCATACAAGTACAATGGGCACTTATTTCTCTAGTAGGGTCCAACAAAGTAGCTTATCATGGGGCACAGCAGACAATGTGGTTGCTCAACATATAGACAAAAAAATGTCCACATGAGGAAATTTTGGCGATTCCAGAGATGCTGTGAGCTTAAGGTATCAAAAGTAGGACAAAGATTGGCTGTCCAAGTTTAAACGTCGAATCTATATTTCTTGCATAATATTTTGCTGATGGTTACAAGTTCACAATCATAACTACAGTAACAAAGAAGTACTTCTGTATACAAGTCGAATGGTATCAATTGTGTAACATGCTATTGGATTATTTATTATTGGTTAAAACTGAATCAGGGCGGTCAAAAGACATACCAGGAACATATTGAGTGACTTTTCGAACAGATCGACCAGAAGATCCACCGCCAGAAGTAGCATCAGGATTATATTCAGAGTTACTTGGAACAGATCGACCAGAAGATCTAACGCCAGAAGGACTTTATAGACAgcagaagaaaaaaaaggaacaCACCCGTACCACAAGAAGAGCCCAGAAAAATCGGCCCAAACAAACTGATATACAAACATGATACATGGCAAACAAGGAGAAACAGTCAAAATCAGAAAGCACACGTCACCTATGATGGAAACAGTGAAAGCGTCAGAAGACGGTCAAAGCGGTGGACTCCAAAACAAATCCAAAACGTGTCGTACGTGCATACCTCTCCACCTAAAAAAATCACGCACAAAAGTAAAACCAAAGCACCATACACGTCATGCTGACAAGGCACCGTAAAAAAATCAGAAAGGGAGAAAAATCAAACCCTTATAGGCCTAGATTCTTAGTTACTCGCTTCCCTGTGGTATCGTATAAGAAAAACACTAACCTCGTACAACTTCAGAAAGGAATCACATGCAAACAAATTGTGTGAAGATTCACTATCAATTAGAACAGTAACCTAGACTGCGTAATTTCTATCGACACGTGTAACGCAAACAATACAAAGGAGGTAACTGCAGCTCCCTCCACATTTTCACATCCGGGCTTGGGACCGGCAAAGGCAGTGTTAGGCCCCAACAATATAAAACAAGTTATACACAACCAATCATTCAACAAAGCATACAAAGCACACCATCAAGCAAATGCAATATTCACACAGAGTCACACAAACACACATAGAGAGTCAAGCACACAAACAATCAAGCCACACACAGTCACACACACAGAGTCaagccacacacacacacacagagtcAAGCCACACACAGTCGCTTCCCTTTGGTATCGTATAAGAAAAAATTGACCTCATACAACTTCAGAAAGGAATCACATGCAAACAAATTATGTGATTCACTATTCGATTAGGACAGTAACCTAGACTGTGTAATTTCTATCGATACTCATAATGCAAACAATACAAAGGAGGTAACTGCAGCTCCCTCCACATTTTCACATCCGGGCTTGGGACCAGCAAAGGCAGTGTTAGGCCCCAACAATATAAAACACTAGTTATACACAACCAATCATTCAACAAAGCATACAAACCACACCATCAAGCAAATGCAATATTCACACAGAGTCACACAAACACACATAGAGATAGTCAAGCACACAAACAATCAAGCCACACAGTCACACAGATACAGTCaagccacacacacacacacaaagagtcAAGCCAGACACACAGAGTCAAGCCACAGACAGTCACACACACAGAATGGAGCGCTTGCACACAAGAAATAGACAAAGAAAGGGGCACAAATAGAAAGCTAACACATGCAAGACCGAAGTAAACTCAGAAAGCTATAAGGAATTTCCAGAACTTGAATGAGTAAACTGATTTCTCTAGAGGGGTGAGGGTGATTCAGATCTTCGTTCCTGAAATTAGGAAGCTAGTTAGAGGCTGATTACCATCAAACATAAGTGGAAAAATTACAACAGCATAAATATACTCAAACCATACTTCGTTCTGCTTGGACTTTCACATTGACACCGATTGATCATTTTCATCATCACTGCTGGAGCTCTCTTCAGAATTGTCATCATCACCACTGCTTTCTTTCTTGGCAACCTTAGAGACCAAAATCTTCAGACGAAAAAGCAAACACCAAAAATTCCTTAGGCTTCTTTAGTGCAGGCTCTTCATCACTCTCATCAGAACTATCATCAGAATCATCCTTGGACTGCAAATATTGAATTACAACAAGATCAATTAATGTACAACAAATATCATAGAAGACAATGCtttcaagaaaataaaattttaaAAATAATGTGTACATGTTCACTCTTTTTCTCTGTTGTCAGAAGCCTCTTAGCAGGAATAGTAGATTTTGCTGGCTGCAAAACATTGGAAGGAATTTTAAACATTGCACAACAAAAAAGTGACCAGGAGTAAGCAAGTAACAGAACTCTTACTTCATCAGAATCGGAATCCGAGTCATTATCTGAGCTACCACTAGATTCTTCTTTCTTTACAGAAACTGTTTTAGCACTGGTATCCTGGACATAGAAGGAACTGCATTAGAAAGATGGCATAGACAAAAGAATTGCTAGAAACAAAACAATGTTTATAAGAAATACAAATATCACACAAGAGAAGTTACCAAGAGTAAACAAGTACAACAGAGAACTTACTTCTTCAGAATCTGAATCTGAGTCAGAATCTGAGCTATCACTAGATTCTTTATTCTTCTTAACTGGTTTAGCAGTGGTATCCTAGAAATATATTGAAAATGTTAGTATCACATTATAAAGACAGAATAATGAAGCCTTAGTTTTCATATAACTATTAGACTGATACCTCCTCAGAGTCAGAATCAGAACTTTCACTGGATTCTACCACTTTCTTGGCTACTGGTTTTTTAGTGGCCTTATCCTGCAAACTCCATAGAATTAAACGACAAGATCAGGGGAATGGTATGTGCAAGAAATATGTTTTATGCTTTTGTAATTATCTCACATAGACATGCATTGCTTATGATTCTGACCTCATCTGATGAATAATCAGAATCGCTGTCAGAGCCGTCCAATTCCTGGTTTTTCTTTTGTGCAGTAGCAACCCGCAGAATTCTTCACTTCGGTAGCTGGCTTATGAAAACGAAGTGAAACATGGTGAAATCAGGCAAAAAGATAATTAAAAATGCTATTAAATGATGAAGCTTCCACTTCAAAATTGGTAGGTAAATGAATAACGGAATCAGAACTTTCATTGGATTCTGCAAGAGGCAAAAACTTACAAGATCACCAAAGTATAAGATATTTGCAAGAGGCAAAAACTAACTGTCCAACACCGCATTTGCCACATCAGTTGCCTCCACGCGAGCATGCCTTAGGTTGTCCGTCATACTGTCCACAACATGAGTAACAACAGCAGGCTTTCCAGCCATGTTGCACTTGTGCAGAGCAGACTTCTGAAATAAGAACATCTAAAGAACGAACAAAGTAGTGCTCAATACAGACCCTTGATTTTTGTTAAAAAAAAGAGCAAATCTAAGTAAAGCACATAAAATCACCACTAAGCTTCATGCAAATGGGGAAAATACATGTTAATCAAGCAAAATGCCTTCAACTGCCAAGGGCACTCACAATGCTTCTCTTAGAAAGATGGCATAGTCAAAATGCTGATGTGGCACTGTAATAATTAAGAAAGCACGAGAGTGGAGCTGTATGTTTATATAGATACGGCTCTTAGCTCGTTTTCTTGCACTCCCTATTTTCCTACTCTTTAATTTTCTCCACAATGCAACATTATTTAGATACAACCCTTAAGAAACAATGCATTGGGGTGATTCTCTCTAATTTTTTCACTACTAGGACGACACGTTAAGAGATAATGCATTGCGAAGGTTGAGATAACCAACCTTTTCAGGTGGAAGATCAATTCCAAAGTTTCCTCTTGACAGAATTATACCATCTGCTTCTTCCAGGATCTCATCAAAATGGTTCAAGCCCTGCAAGGAATAAGGAGTCAATAGGTGGTAAACAAATTCAAGTTGCTCAGGAATGTTGAAGGAATATCTTGAAATTACCTCCACATTCTCAATTTTGGCAAAATCAGAGTTTGGCTAAGATCACCTAACTTTGAGAGGAACTCCCATGCCTATTGCAGGACAAAATATTCTATAACATTAGGAACATTTTTCCGAAGTATGAAATGTAAACAAACATGTGATACTAGTCAACCCAATATCAATATAAAAAAATTCAATCTGTTGGGAAAGATGGCACTATGAAGTAGTACACTCTAAATATCTGACATAATGAGTTACTTACTTGTCACACATCTTCTGCATGCCTTGTATAAGAAAGAGAGAGGAAGTCAATCTTGGTTGGGGCACCCTATTTTTCTCATAACCTGAAAGTGGTGCATGCTCATAAAGTCATATAATGGGTTACAGCAAGGAGCTCCATTTTCACGATTTTTTTTAATATGTAAAGCCTAGTCGTCAAGTTAATACAAAGAGCAAGAGATATTCTTGGGAGGAGTTCCTTACATCTTTATCCTCATCAGACAGCGTGGGACGTCGATATGGATCGAGCAGTGCAATGTCAAGACATAATCACAAAAAAGTTCAGAAAAAAGAATAGTCAGTCTACACTAAACAAGTAATAGGTGATCAGGAACTACCAATACCAAGTTAGCATACATGATTATTCATCAAGATACGAGTTCGCATTCGACAAACAGCAATCAATCATGCCACAACAATATAAAACACAAGTTATATAACCAATCATTCAACAAAGcatacaaggcacaccatcaaGCAAATGCAATATTCACAGAGTCACACACACAGTCAAGCCACACACAAATTCACCATCAAGCCACACAGAGTCAagccacacacacacagagagtaAAGCCACACATATTCACCATCAAGCCACACGCAGTGACACACACAGAATGGAGCGCTTGCACACAAGAAAAAGACTTAGATAGGGGCACAAACAGAAAGCTAATACATGCAAGACCGAAGTAATTTCAAAAAGCTATAAAGTTAGCAGCATTGACAAAAAAACATGTGATGAACAAGCTTTCACCGATAAA
Protein-coding sequences here:
- the LOC125506803 gene encoding nucleolin 2-like produces the protein MELLAGLNHFDEILEEADGIILSRGNFGIDLPPEKKSALHKCNMAGKPAVVTHVVDSMTDNLRILRVATAQKKNQELDGSDSDSDYSSDEDKATKKPVAKKVVESSESSDSDSEEDTTAKPVKKNKESSDSSDSDSDSDSEEDTSAKTVSVKKEESSGSSDNDSDSDSDEPAKSTIPAKRLLTTEKKSEHSKDDSDDSSDESDEEPALKKPKEFLVFAFSSEDFGL